In Actinoplanes lobatus, the DNA window GTCACGGCGTGCAAGTTCTGCGCGTTCTTCCGGGCCCCGAAGCACAAGGAGGGCTGGGCGCACCCGATCGAGGAGATCCTGCACCGGGCCGGCGAGGCGGTCGAGCTGGGCGCCACGCAGGTGATGCTCCAGGGTGGGCACCATCCCGAGTTCGGGGTGGCGTACTACGAGAATCTCTTCTCCTCGGTCAAGCAGGCGTTCCCGCAGCTCGCCATCCACTCGATCGGCCCGAGTGAGATCTTGCACATGGCCAAGGTCGACGGCGTCTCCATCGAGGAGGCGGTGATCCGGATCAAGGCGGCCGGGCTCGACTCGATCGCCGGCGCCGGCGCCGAGATGCTGCCCGAGCGGCCGCGCAAGGCCATCGCGCCGCTCAAGGAGAGCGGCGCGCGATGGCTCGAGGTGATGGCCATCGCGCACCGGCACGGCCTCTCGTCCACCGCCACCATGATGATGGGTACGGGTGAGACGAACTTCGAGCGCATCGAGCACATCCGGATGATCCGTGAGGTGCAGGACCTGGCCGTGGCGAACGGCTACCAGGACGTCCCGGTCGAGCAGTCGCACGAGGTCGGCGGTTTCCGCGCGTTCATCCCGTGGACGTACCAGCCGGAGAACAACCACCTCAAGGGCCGCACCCAGGCCACCACCATGGAGTACCTGCGCTTCATCGCGGTCTCCCGGCTCTTCTTCGACAACGTGGCCCACCTCCAGGCGTCCTGGCTCACCACCGGCAAGGACATCGGCCAGCTCTCGCTGCACATGGGTGTCGACGACCTCGGCTCGATCATGCTGGAGGAGAACGTGATCTCCTCGGCCGGCGCCAAGCACCGGTCGAACCTCCAGGAGCTGATCTCGATGATCCGCACCGCGGACCGCGTCCCGGCGTGGCGGGACACGTGGTACAGCCATCTCGCCGTGCACCGGACGGCCGCGGACGACCCCACCGACGACCGCGTGGTCTCGCACTTCTCCTCGATCGCGCTGCCCGGTGGCGGGGTCCGCAAGCAGCTTCCGCTGGTCGAGGCGAGCTGATAACTGGCCCCTTCAGGGGGTGGCAGTCGTCCGTTCGGCCAGGTTCGGATCGTCGGACCGGCGAGGCTGGGTTGCTCCTTCGTAACGAGCCCGCCGGTTGCCTGTACCGGGTCGTTGCTGCTGGTTACGTTGCCCTTGTAAGGCAACGGAACACTCATACGTCGCCAGCGCGATCGCGTCGGTGACGAGCATTCGGACCCGACCGACGACGGTCGTATATATAACGCACAAGGCGCGGGCGGGATGGGAAACCATCCCGCCCGTGCTGTTGTGAACGAGGCCTGGGAGAGTTGACCTCGTGACGCGCGCAGATCTGGACAAGCAGCCGCACGAGGTCGCCGAGATGTTCGACGGCGTGGCGAAACGCTACGACCTCACCAACACCGTGCTCTCCTTCGGGCAGGACCGGAGCTGGCGCCGGGCCACCCGGGCAGCGCTGGGGCTGCGGCCCGGCGAGCGGGTGCTGGACGTGGGCGCCGGCACCGGGATCTCCACCGAGGAGCTGGGCCGGTCCGGGGCGTTCGCGGTCGGCGCGGACCTCTCGGTGGGCATGCTCCAGGCCGGCCGCCGGGTCCGGGCCGAGGTGCCGCTGCTGGCCGGGGACGCGCTCCGGCTGCCGTTCGCGGACGGTGTCTTCGACGCGGTGACGATCTCCTTCGCACTGCGCAACGTGGTGGACACCGGCGCCGCGCTGCGGGAGTTCGCCCGGGTGACGCGGCCGGGCGGCCGGCTCGTGGTGTGTGAGTTCAGCCACCCGACGAACGCCGCCTTCCGGACGGTCTACATGCAGTACCTGATGCGCTCGCTGCCGGTCGTGGCGCGGGGTGTGTCGAGCAACCCGGAGGCGTACGTCTATCTGGCCGAATCGATCCGTGCCTGGCCGGACCAGCAGGGTCTGGCGGACCGGATCGCCGCGGCCGGGCCGTGGGACCGGGTCGGCTGGCGCAACCTGAGCGGTGGGATCGTGGCCCTGCACCGCGCCACCCGGGTGTAAATACGGCATTCCGCCCACAGTGCAGCGAATGTGCTGCTTAGTTCGAGTCATGACTGATCTCGGACAACTCGACGACACCGACATCGACCTCGCGATCGACGAGGGAGAGGCGGACGCGCGCCGCGCAGCCGAGCTGGCCGCGCGGCTCCGCCGGGTCGCGGCACAGGATCCCGATCTTGCCCAGGACCTCGTGGAGGGGCTCATCGTGGCGCTCGACCAAGCGATGGGCGGCACTATCCGCGACCACCTGGACGGGCCGGCGCTCGGCGTGGCGGACCGGGTCCTCCCTGCCCCTGAGCAGGGACGATAGTCCTTTGGAAACAATTAGGGGAACCTAAGCGCAAAGATCTTCGATAGTCGGCCTACACTCCGACCGAGGCATGCTTGTGAACTAATTCACGAGCGTCCGGGCGAGACGGAGGTTGGACCGTGAACGACCACCCGAGTGGGTCCGTCATAGACGAGGCGGACGTGATCGTGGTCGGAGCGGGTCCCGGTGGCTCCGCGGCGGCATATCACCTGGCTCGCCACGGCGTACGCGTTCTACTGCTCGAGAAAACCGAGTTCCCGCGCGAGAAGGTGTGTGGTGACGGCCTCACCCCGCGCGCGGTCCGCCAGCTCATCCGGATGGGTATCGACACCTCGGAGAAGGCCGGCTGGCTGCATAACCGGGGTCTGCGGGTGATCGGCGGCGGAGTCCGGCTGGAACTGGACTGGCCCGATCTCGCCAGCTTCCCCAACTACGGTCTCGTCCGTACCCGGATGGACTTCGACGACATGCTGGCCCGGCAGGCCGTGGAGGCCGGCGCCATCCTGCGCACCGGGGTGAACGTCACCGGAGCGGTGACCGACGACGACGGCTACGTGATCGGCGTCGAGGCGAAGTCCGGCCCGGATCGTGAGCCGGTCTCCTTCCGAGCCCCCCTGGTGATCGCCGCGGACGGCGTGTCCGGCAAGTTCCCCCTGTCACTCGGGCTGGCCAAGCGGGACGATCGGCCCCTCGGCGTGGCGGTTAGGCGCTATTACCGTTCGGCCGTGAAGGCGGACGACGACTACCTGGAGTCCTGGCTGGAGCTGCGCAGCGCGCAGAACCCCGGCCGGCTCCTGCCCGGCTACGGCTGGATCTTCGGACTGGGTGACGGACGGGTGAACGCCGGTCTCGGCATCCTGAACTCCTCGGACGCCTTCGGTAAGACCAACTACCGAAATCTGCTCACCGACTGGCTGGGCAGCACTCCGGAGGAGTGGGGACTGCGCGAGGAGGCCAATGCGGACGGTCCGACGCTGGGCGCCGCGCTGCCGATGGGCTTCAACCGGGTGCCGCACTACACCCGTGGGGTGATGCTGGTCGGTGACTCCGGCGGCATGGTCAACCCGATGAACGGCGAGGGCATCGCGTACGCGATGGAGTCCGGTGAGATGGCGGCCGAGGTGGCGGTGCAAGCCCTGGCCCGGCCGGCCGGACCGGAGCGCGAGCGCGCGCTCCGGGCGTACCCCGCCGAATTGAGTCTCCGATTCGGTGGCTATTACCGGATCGGTGGGATCTTCGTGAAGCTGATCGGCAATCCGCAGATCATGCGGCTGGCCACCAAATACGGCATGCCGCAGCCGCTGCTCATGAAGTTCGTCCTCAAGCTCCTGGCCAACCTCACCGACCCCCGGGGTGGCGACGCCATGGATCGCATCATCAATGGACTGACCAAGGTGGCGCCCTCCGTCTGACCACGGTCAGTACGAATTAGGGCACCCCCGACCAAAGGACAGCACAACCTAAGTAACTAGTGTGAAGCGGCTAACAGTCGTACGGGAGTAGACATGACGATCAACCCTTATGTCCCGATCGTCGGGTTGCTGATCCTCGGCGCCCTCTTCGCGTTGTTCTCGGTGTCCATCGCGCCGATCGTCGGGCCGAAGCGCTTCAATCGGGCGAAGCTCGACGCCTACGAGTGTGGGATCGAGCCTGCGCCACAACCGATCGGTGGCGGGCGGTTTCCGGTGAAGTTCTACCTGACCGCGATGCTCTTCATCATCTTCGACATCGAGACCATTTTCCTGTACCCGTGGGCCGTGTCCTTCGACGCGCTCGGCCTGTTCGGGTTCGTGGAGATGGTCCTGTTCATCCTCACCGTCTTCATCGCCTACGCGTACGTATGGCGGCGTGGCGGACTCAACTGGGACTGATGCGTTATGGGAATCGAAGAGAAGCTCCCGTCGGGCATCCTGCTGACGAGCGTGGAGAAAGTATCCAACTGGGCCCGTAAGTCGTCGTTCTGGGGCGCCACCTTCGGCCTCGCCTGTTGCGCCATCGAGATGATGGCCTCCGGCGGCCCCCACTACGACCTGGGTCGCTGGGGGATGGAGGTGTTCCGCGCCTCGCCGCGGCAGGCCGACCTGATGATCGTGGCCGGCCGGGTGAGCCAGAAGATGGCCCCGGTCGTCCGGCAGATCTACGACCAGATGCCGGAGCCGCGGTCGGTCATCTCGATGGGCGTGTGCGCGTCGTCCGGCGGCATGTTCAACAACTACGCCATCGTCCAGGGCGTGGACCACATCGTCCCGGTCGACATCTACCTACCCGGGTGCCCGCCCAGGCCGGAGATGCTGATCGACGCGATTCTCAAGATGCGCGAGAAGGTCATGGCCCAGCCTCTCGGCCCGAATGGCCGCAAGATGCTCGAAGCCCGGCAGGCCGAGGGCCGGGTTCCGATCGTCGCGCCCGGCGCCATGCCCTCTTCCTACCGTGTGGACAAGGTCCGCCGTGCGGAATGGACCCAGGCCGTGAAAGAAGGGCGCGAGGAGCAATTGCGGATCGAGAACTGGATGAAGCTCCAGCCGCATTTGCGGGAGGTTCACAAATGAGTATTCAGGCCGGAACCGAGGGTAGCGCTCCGGTGGGTGCGGAATTGGGCGCTCCCGCACAGACGCCGCCCAGCCCGGATAAGGGCATGTTCGGCGTCAAAGGCACCGGAGACGTCTCCGGCTTCGGTCGCCTGACCCGCCCACGACCTGCTGCTTTTGGCAGCACACGACCCTTCGGCGGGTATTTCGACGACGTCTATGACGCGTTGGAGGAAGCTTATCCGGCCCTCTCCGAAGCCATCGAGAAGGTGGTCGTGGATAGGGCAGAACTCACACTTCACGTACGCGCCGAGCACATCGTCGAGGTGTGTCAGGTAATGCGTGACGACGCCGCACTGCGGTTCGAGCTCTGCTCCTCGGTCGATGCGGTGGACTATCTCGGATCCGATGAGCGCCGATTCCACGTCACTTATCAATTGACTTCGATGACCTATCGCCGCCGGGTGCGGTTGGAGGTCGCGGTGGCCGACGGTGTCAGCGTCCCGAGCGTCACCCGGGTCTACCCGACCGCCGACTGGCAGGAGCGGGAGATCTACGACATGTTCGGCGTCGTCTTCCCGGGCCACCCGAACCTGACGCGGATCCTCATGCCGGACGACTGGGAGGGCCACCCCCAGCGCAAGGACTACCCGCTCGGCGGCGTGCCCGTCGAGTACAAGGGTGCCGAGATTCCGCCTCCCGACCAGCGGAGGGTCTACCAGTGACCACATCTGAGTACGCGAGCGAGCGCGAGACCACCGAGGGCCGGGTCTTCACGGTCACCGGCGGGGACTGGGACTCCCTCACCGCCAGCGTCGACCCGCTCAGCAACGAGAAGATCGTCGTCAACATGGGCCCGCAGCACCCGTCCACGCACGGGGTGCTCCGGCTGGTGCTCGAACTCGACGGCGAGACGGTGACCCAGTGCCGCCCGGTCGTCGGCTACCTGCACACCGGGATCGAGAAGAACCTGGAGTACCGCAACTGGACCCAGGGCGTCACCTTCGTGACCCGGATGGACTACCTCTCCAACATGTCGAACGAGGTGGCCTACTGCCTCGCCGTGGAGAAGCTGCTCGGCGTCACCGATCAGATCACCGAGCGCACCAACACGATCCGGGTCATGTTCATGGAGCTCCAGCGGATCGCCTCGCACCTGGTCTGGCTGGGCACCACCGGCATGGAGCTGGGCGCGATCTCGATGATGCTGTACGGCTTCCGCGAGCGGGAGTACATCCTCGACATCTTCGAGGAGACCTCCGGCCTGCGGATGAACAACGGCTACATCCGCCCGGGCGGCCTCTCGCAGGACCTG includes these proteins:
- the mqnC gene encoding cyclic dehypoxanthinyl futalosine synthase translates to MTANPEIDSILQRGADGGRITPEEALLLYTEAPFHALGEAADAVRRRRYPDGIVTYLIDRNINYTNVCVTACKFCAFFRAPKHKEGWAHPIEEILHRAGEAVELGATQVMLQGGHHPEFGVAYYENLFSSVKQAFPQLAIHSIGPSEILHMAKVDGVSIEEAVIRIKAAGLDSIAGAGAEMLPERPRKAIAPLKESGARWLEVMAIAHRHGLSSTATMMMGTGETNFERIEHIRMIREVQDLAVANGYQDVPVEQSHEVGGFRAFIPWTYQPENNHLKGRTQATTMEYLRFIAVSRLFFDNVAHLQASWLTTGKDIGQLSLHMGVDDLGSIMLEENVISSAGAKHRSNLQELISMIRTADRVPAWRDTWYSHLAVHRTAADDPTDDRVVSHFSSIALPGGGVRKQLPLVEAS
- a CDS encoding demethylmenaquinone methyltransferase, producing MTRADLDKQPHEVAEMFDGVAKRYDLTNTVLSFGQDRSWRRATRAALGLRPGERVLDVGAGTGISTEELGRSGAFAVGADLSVGMLQAGRRVRAEVPLLAGDALRLPFADGVFDAVTISFALRNVVDTGAALREFARVTRPGGRLVVCEFSHPTNAAFRTVYMQYLMRSLPVVARGVSSNPEAYVYLAESIRAWPDQQGLADRIAAAGPWDRVGWRNLSGGIVALHRATRV
- a CDS encoding geranylgeranyl reductase family protein, yielding MNDHPSGSVIDEADVIVVGAGPGGSAAAYHLARHGVRVLLLEKTEFPREKVCGDGLTPRAVRQLIRMGIDTSEKAGWLHNRGLRVIGGGVRLELDWPDLASFPNYGLVRTRMDFDDMLARQAVEAGAILRTGVNVTGAVTDDDGYVIGVEAKSGPDREPVSFRAPLVIAADGVSGKFPLSLGLAKRDDRPLGVAVRRYYRSAVKADDDYLESWLELRSAQNPGRLLPGYGWIFGLGDGRVNAGLGILNSSDAFGKTNYRNLLTDWLGSTPEEWGLREEANADGPTLGAALPMGFNRVPHYTRGVMLVGDSGGMVNPMNGEGIAYAMESGEMAAEVAVQALARPAGPERERALRAYPAELSLRFGGYYRIGGIFVKLIGNPQIMRLATKYGMPQPLLMKFVLKLLANLTDPRGGDAMDRIINGLTKVAPSV
- a CDS encoding NADH-quinone oxidoreductase subunit A codes for the protein MTINPYVPIVGLLILGALFALFSVSIAPIVGPKRFNRAKLDAYECGIEPAPQPIGGGRFPVKFYLTAMLFIIFDIETIFLYPWAVSFDALGLFGFVEMVLFILTVFIAYAYVWRRGGLNWD
- a CDS encoding NuoB/complex I 20 kDa subunit family protein; translation: MGIEEKLPSGILLTSVEKVSNWARKSSFWGATFGLACCAIEMMASGGPHYDLGRWGMEVFRASPRQADLMIVAGRVSQKMAPVVRQIYDQMPEPRSVISMGVCASSGGMFNNYAIVQGVDHIVPVDIYLPGCPPRPEMLIDAILKMREKVMAQPLGPNGRKMLEARQAEGRVPIVAPGAMPSSYRVDKVRRAEWTQAVKEGREEQLRIENWMKLQPHLREVHK
- a CDS encoding NADH-quinone oxidoreductase subunit C; protein product: MSIQAGTEGSAPVGAELGAPAQTPPSPDKGMFGVKGTGDVSGFGRLTRPRPAAFGSTRPFGGYFDDVYDALEEAYPALSEAIEKVVVDRAELTLHVRAEHIVEVCQVMRDDAALRFELCSSVDAVDYLGSDERRFHVTYQLTSMTYRRRVRLEVAVADGVSVPSVTRVYPTADWQEREIYDMFGVVFPGHPNLTRILMPDDWEGHPQRKDYPLGGVPVEYKGAEIPPPDQRRVYQ